The Nicotiana tabacum cultivar K326 chromosome 5, ASM71507v2, whole genome shotgun sequence sequence CATCTAGAGAACAACATCTTTTTGGGATAAACCATGATTTTAAGCTAAAAGAGTGGCCGAGGGATATTCACCATGAAGAGGTGACCTGCATTTCAGTACGCTTAACTACAACAGTAAAGCATCCAAAAACATTAAATTGCCCGAGATTGGAGCTCTTAGTATTAGAAACACGGAAAACGTCTGTCTCTCTGCATGATGATATTTTTCAAGGGTCGAGAGCGCTTAAAACAATTGAAATATCTCGCATGAAATTTTCGCTGTTGCCTTCATCAATTGGATTGCTGAAGAATTTGCGCATGCTAAGATTGATTGATTGCGAGATGGAGAATATATCAATGATAGGTGAGCTAGTTAACCTTGAGATTCTGAGCTTGAGATATTCAAGATTTAATGTTTTTCCAGCTGAACTCAGAAGGCTAGAGAAGCTCAAGTTGTTGGATTTAAAATGTTGTAAATCCATTACAAGTATTGCACCAGGCACTCTATCAAATTTTGTTGAGTTAGAAGAACTTGACATGATGGGTTGTCATAGAGTTGGATGGGAAGTGGGAAACAAAGTGAATGAGATGAGAAATGTTTCACTTGTTGAATTGAAGGCAATGCAGAATTTGACCTCGCTAAGAGTTGATATCATCTCTGACAAGGCTATCCCAAAAGATACAAGTCTTCCGGGCAACCTGAAAGAATATTTCATACGCATAACACCGGATAATCGTCTTATGTCCTCTATTCCTCCTAATCAGTACTCTAAGACGATACAATGTGTATTAAATGCAAAACATGTAGTGGATTGGATTCAAAAAATTGTAGTGGGTGTTGAACACTTGGTGTTGGAAGAAAGTCTGGCAAAGCATATAATTGATTTGTTGGCTAGAGAAAGTTTCCAGCATGTGAAGAGGTTAGAAATCAACAGCTGTCATGAAGTTATATATATTGCAAATACATCGGATTTGATCAATCTCGGGAAAACTCCAGGCCGATATGCTTGTTTTGCTAAACCTTGAATACATTAAAATTCGTAGTTGTACGAATATTGTTTATTTCCTCTCGATGCCATCAGTGTCGGAGGCTTTGCCACTTCTTACAAGTCTAAAAATGTGGGGCTGTAAGAAGTTGGAACAAGTGTTCCTCCTAGAGGAAGAAAATCTGGGTGGTGGACGTGGAATCCAGATTGATAAGGTCAGGTTCCCCAGATTGGAGAAAATACAGCTTTACAATTTAGAAGCACTAAACGGTTTCTGCAATGGGATTCACAACATCCAGCTCCCTAGTTTACATACCTTGACTATCAGCAAATTACCTAACATCAGAGGATTCTTCCCCAATGATGATAGCCTTTCAACAGAACCCAACCATAGTGCGAACACGCAATCCCTTTTCAGAAAAGAGGTGCACAACTTACCCCCAGTTTCTGATCAACTGTATTACTTTTACATTAATTTCCTTTTATTCCCAAAACATCGGCTCTTTTTCTTCTATAACTTGTATTTTTTGGTAGAAGTAAGTGCTGCTTGTTGCCTCTTAGTTAGTGGATAAAATATTGCAAGGATTAAAGCAGATACTTAACTATTTCCAATAATTTGAGCGTCTAGTATAGAcacaaaggaaaaaaatgaatgTCTTACAAATCTAGAGATCATATTTTAGTAGTAGTACAAGTACTGAAATGaagttatttattgatatataccttatCAATGTCATAATAGCACGAATCTGTCTCCATCTACAACTCGGAATTCTTTGGGGGGTAAGAAACTTGAGCTTTCATGAAATATCTGGTTCACATTCTCTCTCTATCTTTTAACTTCATAACATCAGCACTCATGTTCAtgtcttttttcttcttatttatcCAGCATGATTGCTTATAACTACTTGATGATTATTTGGTAGGACACGTTGAGAAGTTTAAGGCATCTGGAACCCTGCTATTTGGATGATGCAATGCTGTTTCACAACCAATTACTTTCCCGCTGCTGCTTCAGAAAACTTGACTCTTTAAGTATGTCGAAATGCAAGAATGTGGCTCCTTGTTTGTTTATGGATGTCGTGAATGATGACGCTCCAAGTGCAAAGGATGAAGAAGAACAAGGAGAAAAGGTTTCTGAGACCTCCCTATTTCCTCATTTAACAAAACTAATTCTCTCAGACCTGCCAGATTTAAGGTCTCTTGTTTCACAGAATATGCAAAAGGTTCCGTTTGGTTATAACTTGAAAGCAGTATATGTAGGCTTCTGCAAGAGACTACTTCATTTCTCTTCACTAGCTGTAGCCAGGACTTTTGCACAGCAAGTTGAAAATATGTCATTTGTTGTTTGTAATGAGATGAAACACGTATTTGTTTTAGAGGAGAATGAGGTGGAAGGTGCTGATCAAAGTCAGATCTGTGACATCCAGTTTCCGATGTTGCGGAAGTTGAAACTTAGCTATTTACCGGCAATGGCGAGTTTTTGCAAGGGGGCTAACAACATTGACTTCCCAAATTTGAATGAAATATACATTAGTGCCTCGAACAACTTAAAAGGTTTTGTGATTCCCACAGATGGAGATCAATCCAGTGACATGCCTTACCTATTTGGAAGTAAGGTGCGCAAACAATgcctttttgtttatttatactATTCCCCGGTATTAATTGTTTCCTATACAAATTGGCAATTGAAAGTAATGACATATGTGTAAAATAAATAGGCATTTTACTTTGAAAGAGCACTGTATAGCTAATAAATAACCTTTACTTATATATTTTGTTGAAATTGCTCTGAAACTGCAGCATTTGACAAATCATTGCTTAGCCTTGAATTTCATTTTCAATTAATTGTATATATACCTTATCATTTGATATGTGAGAAGTgcagaacttattaaaagtttatTCCATTTGGTACTTGATAGACAATTCCCCCTCTTCGTTGAAATATTGCATATTCGCAAACTCTCTGTACTATTATATCTTGTTGAGTGATTTAATTTGTCAATGTTTACTGGAATCCTAACCCGATCACAATATGGCTGTTCAcattgatttaataggtttcatTTGGAGGGTTGGAGAGTATGGTACTCCAGAATTTAGAGAGCGAGTTATGGTACCACCAACTTTCAAACACACAATACTTAAGCGAACTACAAAATTTATTTATTCAGGGCTGCCACGAGATCAAATAcgtgttttcttctttttcaaccGGGGCCTTGATGAATCTGAAGAAGCTACAGATACGTTGTTGCTTCAGAATTGAATCTGTAATTGTAGGAGATGGAATGCATCTATTTCCCAAATTGGAAGTTTTAGAACTACAAGAGTTACCAAAGTTGGGAAGCTTTAGCTAAAGAAAACATGATCTACAATTGCTCTCACTGAAAAGTGTGGAGATCAGCTATTGCAGTGAAATGCAGACCTTTGCTCAAGGATACATAAGCACACCAAGATTAGATGAACTTCAAATAGATTATAAATCCTTTCCCGTGAATGACATAAATAACTCCATATGCCAAG is a genomic window containing:
- the LOC142161715 gene encoding uncharacterized protein LOC142161715, yielding MWGCKKLEQVFLLEEENLGGGRGIQIDKVRFPRLEKIQLYNLEALNGFCNGIHNIQLPSLHTLTISKLPNIRGFFPNDDSLSTEPNHSANTQSLFRKEDTLRSLRHLEPCYLDDAMLFHNQLLSRCCFRKLDSLSMSKCKNVAPCLFMDVVNDDAPSAKDEEEQGEKVSETSLFPHLTKLILSDLPDLRSLVSQNMQKVPFGYNLKAVYVGFCKRLLHFSSLAVARTFAQQVENMSFVVCNEMKHVFVLEENEVEGADQSQICDIQFPMLRKLKLSYLPAMASFCKGANNIDFPNLNEIYISASNNLKGFVIPTDGDQSSDMPYLFGSKAFYFERALYS